A single region of the Enterobacter cloacae complex sp. R_G8 genome encodes:
- the nudE gene encoding ADP compounds hydrolase NudE: MSKPLQKPTILNVETVAKSRLFNVESVDLEFSNGVRRVYERMRPSSREAVMIIPIVDDHLILIREYAVGTESYELGFSKGLIDPGETVFEAANRELKEEVGFGANELSFLKKLSMAPSYFSSKMNIVVAEDLYPESLEGDEPEPLPQVRWPLAHLMDLLEDPDFNEARNVSALFLVREWLKGQGRL, from the coding sequence ATGAGCAAACCACTACAAAAACCCACCATTCTCAATGTTGAAACTGTCGCGAAATCGCGGCTGTTTAATGTCGAAAGTGTGGACCTGGAGTTCAGCAACGGTGTGCGTCGCGTTTATGAGCGTATGCGCCCCTCGTCGCGCGAAGCGGTGATGATTATCCCCATCGTCGACGACCATCTGATTTTGATCCGCGAATATGCAGTGGGCACGGAATCTTATGAACTGGGTTTCTCGAAAGGCCTTATCGACCCGGGTGAAACGGTCTTTGAAGCGGCAAACCGCGAGCTGAAAGAAGAGGTCGGTTTTGGCGCGAATGAGCTGTCGTTTCTGAAAAAACTGAGCATGGCTCCCTCCTATTTTTCCAGCAAAATGAACATTGTGGTGGCTGAAGATCTCTATCCTGAATCGCTGGAAGGGGACGAGCCGGAGCCGCTGCCACAGGTTCGCTGGCCGCTGGCGCACCTGATGGATTTGCTGGAAGATCCTGACTTCAACGAGGCGCGTAACGTG